In Flavobacterium sp. WV_118_3, one DNA window encodes the following:
- a CDS encoding AAA family ATPase: MPDNYYILTGGPGSGKTTLIEALAQSSYSCIPEVAREIISEQIRDNGSALPWQDYVLYTEIMLERSVLSYTETAKKHITNQPVFFDRGIPDTLCYAELTKQPITEKMTAYAREYRYNRNVFILPPWEAIYHTDAERKQSWEEAVATYEQMVQTYRQHGYTIIEVPQDTVENRLAFILRHTKATSKNM; encoded by the coding sequence ATGCCGGATAACTATTATATCCTAACCGGTGGTCCCGGTTCCGGAAAAACCACCTTAATCGAAGCACTAGCGCAAAGCAGTTATTCGTGTATCCCCGAAGTGGCCCGGGAAATTATCAGCGAACAAATCCGGGATAATGGTAGTGCACTACCCTGGCAGGATTATGTTTTATATACTGAGATCATGCTCGAGCGTTCAGTTTTAAGTTATACGGAAACCGCAAAAAAGCACATTACAAACCAGCCAGTTTTCTTTGATCGCGGTATTCCCGATACGTTATGTTATGCCGAATTAACAAAGCAACCGATTACCGAAAAAATGACAGCGTATGCCCGGGAGTATCGTTACAATCGTAACGTTTTTATCCTACCGCCCTGGGAAGCGATTTATCATACCGATGCCGAACGCAAGCAAAGTTGGGAAGAAGCCGTTGCTACCTACGAGCAAATGGTACAAACCTATCGTCAACACGGTTATACCATTATTGAAGTGCCACAAGACACTGTCGAAAACCGACTGGCTTTTATACTCCGGCATACAAAAGCAACTTCGAAAAATATGTGA
- a CDS encoding AraC family transcriptional regulator: MLEKQCYINKELFLQRPKPLDIPTFISLFSGLTEKVDSKPFHDDFAVLEIDPSVKPVGVARFGFTSVLLCLSGSLDSIVGQHQFTIKAHDIAIIPAEHINALSGFSADFKAKLIVFRSDFLRKGFLNTAILDELLYINPDYPPIFELDTDNFEANLYKFDKILEEQNKTNPFFLDMIRLYLVQILFDYNRVCEICLLNSTTNMNRQFQIVHKFRKLIDLHFATLKTVKEYADLLHITPKYLSECTKQQLGYSAIDLIHQRILLESEFLLRYSELTIKEISIFLNFDTISHFGRFFKAQKKQTPSEYRQIR; the protein is encoded by the coding sequence ATGCTGGAAAAACAATGCTACATTAACAAAGAACTTTTTTTACAACGACCGAAACCTTTGGATATTCCGACTTTTATTTCGCTTTTTTCCGGATTAACCGAAAAAGTAGATTCAAAGCCGTTCCACGATGATTTCGCAGTCCTGGAAATTGATCCTTCCGTAAAACCAGTTGGCGTGGCCCGCTTTGGATTTACAAGCGTACTACTTTGCCTTTCCGGCAGTCTGGATAGCATTGTGGGTCAGCATCAATTTACCATAAAAGCACACGATATCGCTATTATTCCGGCCGAACATATTAATGCTTTATCCGGGTTTTCAGCCGATTTTAAAGCCAAATTAATCGTATTCCGATCTGATTTTCTAAGAAAAGGATTCCTGAATACCGCTATTTTGGATGAATTACTCTACATCAATCCGGATTATCCGCCCATTTTTGAACTGGACACGGATAATTTTGAGGCCAATCTGTATAAGTTCGATAAGATACTGGAAGAACAAAATAAGACCAATCCTTTTTTTCTGGATATGATCCGGTTATATCTGGTTCAGATTCTGTTCGATTACAATCGCGTTTGCGAAATCTGTCTGCTCAATTCCACAACCAATATGAACCGGCAGTTTCAGATTGTTCATAAATTCCGAAAACTGATTGACCTTCATTTTGCCACGCTTAAAACCGTAAAAGAATATGCCGACTTATTGCATATCACTCCGAAATACCTAAGCGAATGTACCAAACAACAACTGGGCTATTCTGCCATTGATTTGATTCATCAACGCATTCTCCTGGAATCGGAATTTTTATTACGCTATTCCGAACTGACCATTAAAGAAATTTCGATTTTTCTGAATTTTGATACGATTTCACATTTTGGACGTTTCTTTAAAGCACAAAAAAAACAGACACCATCCGAATACCGTCAAATTCGGTAA
- a CDS encoding VOC family protein — protein MKHFLATAILTGLFVVTACQNQTKTTVTMNENTNGFSAVQFRIARPTNNLKAVVTFYKEALGLKELGSFSGHDGYDGVMLGLPGEQYHLEFTQHDSQTALPEPTRENILVFYFDTPEKYHQAVQRMTDSGFTPVAPENPYWNGKSETYEDPDKWRVVLFNGIYKP, from the coding sequence ATGAAACATTTTTTAGCAACAGCTATTTTGACCGGGTTATTCGTTGTAACCGCCTGTCAGAACCAAACAAAAACAACAGTTACCATGAATGAAAACACAAACGGTTTCAGTGCCGTTCAGTTTCGAATCGCACGTCCTACCAACAATTTAAAAGCGGTTGTAACTTTTTACAAAGAGGCTTTAGGTTTAAAAGAATTGGGTTCTTTTTCCGGACACGATGGTTACGACGGAGTGATGCTTGGCCTTCCGGGAGAACAGTATCACCTGGAATTTACGCAACACGACAGTCAGACTGCTTTACCGGAACCAACCCGTGAAAACATACTGGTTTTTTATTTCGATACACCCGAAAAATACCATCAGGCTGTGCAACGGATGACCGATTCCGGATTCACTCCCGTAGCACCGGAAAATCCCTATTGGAACGGGAAAAGTGAAACCTATGAAGATCCCGATAAATGGCGGGTAGTTCTTTTTAACGGAATATATAAACCCTGA
- a CDS encoding VOC family protein yields the protein MDKPIQKITPFLWFNNQAEEAMNFYISIFNNARVLKTSYYSEGGPAPAGTLMTASFLLEGQEFVALNGGPQFTFTPAISFVVNCHNQDEIDLLWDKLSEGGQQQKCGWLQDRYGVSWQIVPANMGELMGSNDPEKSHRVMMALLQMDKLDINTLQQAYNGA from the coding sequence ATGGACAAACCTATTCAAAAAATAACGCCTTTTCTCTGGTTTAACAATCAGGCGGAAGAAGCCATGAATTTCTACATTTCCATTTTCAACAATGCCCGCGTACTCAAAACCAGCTATTATAGCGAAGGTGGTCCGGCTCCTGCCGGTACGCTAATGACAGCCAGCTTTCTATTGGAAGGACAGGAGTTTGTTGCACTAAATGGCGGTCCGCAATTTACCTTTACACCAGCCATTTCATTTGTCGTAAATTGTCACAATCAGGATGAAATTGATCTTTTATGGGATAAACTTTCCGAAGGTGGTCAGCAGCAAAAATGCGGTTGGTTACAGGACCGATACGGTGTATCCTGGCAAATCGTACCCGCCAATATGGGTGAACTTATGGGTTCTAACGATCCCGAAAAATCCCATCGCGTGATGATGGCTTTATTACAAATGGACAAGCTTGATATTAATACGCTACAACAAGCCTATAATGGCGCTTAA
- a CDS encoding SRPBCC family protein encodes MHPQTYSAKAAMLIRRPVSEVFEAFINPDITTKFWFTKSSGPLEAGKSVQWDWEMYKHSVTITVKTVEPNKRIVIEWPTTVEFTFTAREDNTTFVSITDSGYDGTVDEIIADVRNSTEGFTLVLASLKALLEHHINLALVADRFPDFE; translated from the coding sequence ATGCATCCACAAACCTATAGTGCTAAAGCCGCAATGCTAATACGCAGACCGGTTTCCGAAGTATTTGAAGCCTTTATCAATCCGGATATCACCACGAAATTCTGGTTTACCAAAAGTAGCGGACCACTCGAAGCCGGAAAATCCGTACAATGGGATTGGGAAATGTACAAGCATTCTGTTACAATAACCGTAAAAACCGTCGAACCGAACAAACGTATCGTGATCGAATGGCCTACTACGGTAGAATTTACTTTTACCGCACGGGAAGACAATACTACTTTTGTGAGCATTACCGATTCCGGTTACGATGGAACTGTAGATGAAATTATTGCCGATGTCCGCAACTCTACCGAAGGTTTTACACTCGTTTTGGCCTCTTTAAAGGCACTTTTGGAACACCATATCAACTTAGCATTGGTAGCTGACCGTTTTCCTGATTTTGAATAA
- a CDS encoding SRPBCC domain-containing protein, with protein MKILQFKIEIKASPTTVWNALWEIGNYEKWVHVFSEGSTAVSDWKEGSTILFVDNDHQNGMYSIIDQLVPNKLMSFKHLGILKNGQREPLNDETRKWSGITENYILIALEDVTQLEVSMDIPEDFEAYFNQKFPQALEIVKKIAENNL; from the coding sequence ATGAAAATTCTGCAATTTAAAATCGAAATCAAAGCATCTCCTACGACTGTATGGAATGCTTTATGGGAAATTGGCAATTACGAAAAGTGGGTTCATGTTTTTAGTGAAGGTTCCACTGCTGTTTCCGACTGGAAAGAAGGAAGTACCATACTTTTTGTAGATAATGATCATCAAAATGGAATGTACAGTATAATCGACCAACTGGTACCGAACAAATTGATGTCTTTTAAGCATCTTGGCATTTTAAAAAACGGTCAGCGGGAACCCTTAAACGACGAAACCCGAAAATGGTCGGGAATCACCGAAAATTACATTTTAATCGCTCTGGAAGATGTTACCCAATTGGAAGTGAGCATGGACATTCCCGAAGATTTTGAGGCCTATTTTAATCAAAAATTTCCGCAGGCGTTGGAAATTGTAAAGAAAATTGCGGAAAACAACTTATAA
- a CDS encoding TetR/AcrR family transcriptional regulator, with product MNKTKKKILEAALQLFNTYGLPNVSQRKISDHLGISPGNLTYHFKKKENIEEALYFDLVNWISEEFRQMGEKEVSLQNLITFVDSFFVTIYAYRFVYLDIVHLMRNNDVISAHYKQLIISRKLQFLRMIEQFIDSGLFREAELPDEYEMLYKRIQIILDFYLSAEEITENAIGYRPMGNHTLLFMHSIYPYLTLKGKKQFQEILPLYE from the coding sequence ATGAATAAAACAAAAAAGAAAATATTGGAAGCCGCTTTACAGCTTTTCAATACTTATGGATTGCCGAATGTAAGCCAGCGAAAAATATCGGATCATTTGGGAATAAGTCCTGGAAATCTAACCTATCATTTTAAAAAGAAAGAAAATATAGAGGAGGCCTTATATTTTGATCTGGTTAACTGGATTAGTGAAGAATTTAGACAGATGGGCGAGAAGGAGGTGAGTTTACAGAATCTGATTACTTTTGTGGATAGCTTTTTTGTAACCATTTATGCGTATCGTTTTGTTTATTTGGACATCGTGCACCTGATGCGTAATAACGATGTTATTTCGGCGCATTATAAGCAACTGATCATTTCACGTAAGCTACAGTTTTTGCGAATGATTGAACAATTTATCGATTCCGGTTTGTTTCGCGAGGCAGAATTACCGGACGAATACGAAATGTTGTACAAGCGTATCCAGATCATTTTGGATTTTTATCTTTCGGCCGAAGAAATCACCGAAAATGCAATTGGCTACCGCCCGATGGGAAACCATACGCTTTTATTTATGCATTCCATTTATCCGTATCTGACGTTAAAAGGGAAAAAACAATTCCAGGAAATCCTGCCACTTTATGAATAA
- a CDS encoding DUF2867 domain-containing protein has translation MKVIEVTYMPGEKVLSNLTRIDFSDTFATTNHINSITEITQLIFGRSPKWIRALFAVRNFIVRFIGLKNNKPADYKVGFEIGHYIGFFRIFSITENEMLLGADDTHLNFRAVITNSQTPLYNIKVTTLVSYNNRKGRIYMQFIKPFHRMVVKNMVRQAYKNPNA, from the coding sequence ATGAAAGTAATTGAAGTTACCTATATGCCTGGCGAAAAAGTACTAAGTAATCTAACCCGAATTGATTTTTCCGATACATTTGCAACCACTAATCATATAAATTCAATTACAGAAATAACCCAACTTATTTTTGGCCGTTCTCCAAAATGGATCCGTGCCTTGTTTGCTGTCCGGAATTTTATAGTGCGCTTTATCGGTCTGAAAAACAACAAACCAGCAGACTATAAAGTCGGTTTTGAAATAGGTCACTACATTGGATTTTTCCGGATTTTTTCAATAACCGAAAATGAAATGCTACTGGGTGCCGACGATACACATCTAAATTTCAGAGCCGTGATCACAAACTCGCAAACGCCTTTATACAATATAAAAGTCACAACGCTCGTATCGTACAACAACCGTAAGGGACGTATCTATATGCAGTTTATAAAACCCTTTCATCGTATGGTTGTTAAAAACATGGTACGGCAAGCCTATAAAAACCCCAATGCTTAA
- a CDS encoding alpha/beta hydrolase translates to MAKYFISFLILLSFSTSWALKPDKNYVAKPEDLSLRYTTSTITTSDGYALHSWTIQPDPANDKRTTLILTYGDSGNMSYWLNQAWVASNNGYTVVLFDYRGFGQSQDFTINNDYLYYNEFVTDLEAVIQWTKTKNKNNKTGIWAFSMGTIMTNMALQKQSVDFVIAEGLVFDPSAIAAKIKQAKDKTILLPDTNFNIQKLSSTIRCPYLLFAGEQDKMTTVADSKLFSEMAANRELIVFDGNHLEGFTKLSQGDFGTTYMQKINSFIQR, encoded by the coding sequence ATGGCAAAGTATTTTATTTCCTTTCTCATTTTACTGTCATTTTCTACTAGCTGGGCTTTAAAACCGGATAAAAACTATGTCGCAAAACCGGAAGATCTTTCGTTACGCTATACAACCAGTACGATTACCACTTCCGATGGATATGCGTTACATTCCTGGACCATTCAACCCGATCCGGCGAACGATAAAAGGACCACTTTGATTCTGACTTATGGCGATTCCGGCAACATGTCCTATTGGCTCAATCAGGCGTGGGTCGCATCGAATAATGGTTATACCGTAGTACTTTTTGATTATCGCGGTTTCGGGCAAAGTCAGGATTTTACGATCAATAATGATTACCTGTATTATAATGAATTTGTAACCGATCTGGAAGCTGTAATCCAATGGACTAAAACCAAAAATAAAAATAACAAAACCGGTATCTGGGCATTTTCAATGGGAACCATTATGACCAACATGGCCCTACAAAAACAGTCGGTCGATTTTGTAATTGCCGAAGGTTTGGTTTTCGATCCATCTGCCATTGCCGCCAAAATCAAACAGGCTAAAGACAAAACGATACTCCTGCCGGATACAAATTTCAACATTCAAAAATTATCGTCTACGATCCGCTGCCCTTATTTGCTTTTTGCCGGAGAACAAGACAAAATGACTACAGTGGCAGACAGTAAGTTGTTTTCGGAAATGGCTGCAAACAGAGAATTAATCGTATTTGACGGGAATCATCTGGAAGGTTTTACCAAATTATCGCAGGGGGATTTTGGTACTACCTATATGCAAAAAATAAACAGTTTTATACAACGTTAA
- a CDS encoding cation-translocating P-type ATPase — MQNSKGLTTREVLESRKKYGKNEVDYKKENGFRKAVKELLKEPMVVLLLIAALLYFISGNTDDAIFLASAIVLVAAISLYQDSRSRNALEKLKAYTEPECTVIRNGITEKIKSTELVVGDHLVVEEGTSIAADARIIQANDFSVNESILTGESLSVTKDPANPEPYLYQGTTVVSGLAIAIVTAIGNQTRLGQIGKSLENIKEEKTPLEQQIGNFVKKMVLLGAVIFLIVWSLNYYHSGNLLDSLLKALTLAMSILPEEIPVAFTTFMALGAWRLMRLGILVKQMKTVETLGSATVICTDKTGTLTENKMSLAKIYSFETDTISDYSGNPNKDVSEIIRMAMWSSEPIPFDPMEIALHNAYRETHSHDERPDYTMAHEYPLGGKPPMMTHIFENTTKNRIIAAKGAPEAFLDCIPFDETQKKKITNAMQQLASNGYRILGVAEATFDGNQYPKQQQDFPFVFKGIVAFYDPPKKNIGEVLQQFYKAGIMVKIVTGDNAETTTAIARQIQFSGSENSLNGDELVRMDEQELQQRVQNTQVFTRMYPEAKLKIINALKAQGEIVAMTGDGVNDGPALKAAHIGIAMGKKGTEIAKQAASLILLEDDLSKMVTAIAMGRRIYTNLKKAIQYIISIHIPIILTVFLPLALGWIYPNIFSPVHVIFLELIMGPTCSIIYENEPMEANSMNEKPRPFSATFFNWKELFTSIVQGLGITAGIIGVYQFAVQNDYSENATRTLVFTTLIIANIFLTLVNRSFYYSVIRTLRYKNNMITWIILLTLLMLALMLFVPPLTSFFEFEQLSLPSLMLGSAIGFLSVIWFELVKGWKRSNDYNHNEPKK; from the coding sequence ATGCAGAATAGTAAAGGCCTTACCACTCGGGAAGTACTCGAATCCCGAAAAAAATACGGTAAAAACGAAGTCGACTACAAAAAAGAAAACGGATTCCGAAAAGCTGTAAAAGAGTTATTGAAAGAACCGATGGTCGTACTCCTTCTGATTGCTGCACTATTGTATTTTATCAGTGGTAATACCGACGATGCGATTTTCCTTGCCTCTGCCATTGTTCTGGTAGCGGCAATCTCTTTATATCAGGATTCCCGAAGCCGGAATGCCCTTGAAAAATTAAAAGCCTATACCGAACCGGAATGTACCGTGATTCGCAACGGCATTACCGAAAAAATAAAAAGTACTGAACTCGTTGTAGGCGATCATCTCGTTGTGGAAGAAGGAACTTCTATTGCTGCCGATGCCCGGATTATACAGGCTAACGACTTTTCGGTTAACGAATCGATTCTCACCGGCGAATCCCTTTCCGTGACCAAAGATCCGGCAAATCCGGAACCCTACCTTTATCAGGGAACCACCGTTGTAAGCGGACTTGCGATTGCAATTGTTACGGCTATTGGCAATCAAACCCGGTTGGGGCAAATCGGGAAAAGTCTCGAAAACATCAAAGAGGAAAAAACACCGCTCGAACAACAAATCGGGAATTTTGTCAAAAAAATGGTGCTTTTGGGCGCTGTTATCTTCCTGATCGTATGGAGTCTTAATTACTATCATTCCGGAAACCTACTCGACAGTTTACTCAAAGCGCTAACACTCGCCATGAGTATACTCCCGGAAGAAATTCCGGTAGCTTTTACCACATTTATGGCTCTCGGCGCCTGGCGTTTAATGCGGTTGGGAATATTGGTCAAACAAATGAAAACGGTGGAAACCCTTGGCAGTGCTACCGTGATCTGTACCGATAAAACCGGAACGCTTACCGAAAACAAAATGAGCCTGGCTAAAATCTATTCGTTTGAAACCGATACGATTTCGGATTATTCCGGTAATCCCAATAAAGACGTAAGTGAAATTATCCGCATGGCAATGTGGTCCAGTGAGCCAATTCCTTTTGATCCGATGGAAATCGCGCTTCATAACGCCTATCGCGAAACCCATAGTCATGACGAACGGCCAGACTATACAATGGCTCACGAATACCCTTTAGGCGGTAAGCCACCCATGATGACACATATTTTCGAAAATACCACCAAAAACCGTATTATTGCTGCCAAAGGTGCGCCCGAAGCTTTTTTAGACTGTATCCCTTTTGACGAAACGCAAAAAAAGAAAATCACCAATGCGATGCAACAACTCGCTTCCAACGGTTACCGTATTCTAGGCGTAGCCGAGGCCACTTTTGACGGAAATCAATACCCCAAACAACAACAGGATTTCCCTTTTGTATTCAAAGGTATTGTTGCGTTTTACGATCCTCCGAAAAAAAATATCGGCGAAGTATTACAACAATTTTATAAAGCCGGTATTATGGTAAAAATTGTAACAGGCGACAATGCCGAAACTACGACAGCCATAGCCCGACAAATTCAATTTTCGGGTAGCGAAAACAGTTTAAACGGAGACGAATTGGTACGGATGGACGAACAGGAATTACAACAAAGAGTCCAAAACACTCAGGTGTTTACCCGTATGTATCCCGAAGCCAAACTCAAAATCATCAACGCTTTAAAAGCTCAGGGAGAAATCGTAGCCATGACCGGCGACGGTGTGAACGACGGACCGGCGCTAAAAGCTGCACATATCGGTATTGCCATGGGAAAAAAAGGAACCGAAATTGCCAAACAGGCGGCTTCATTGATTTTACTCGAAGACGATTTATCAAAAATGGTCACGGCAATTGCGATGGGAAGGCGAATCTATACCAATCTGAAAAAAGCAATCCAGTATATCATTTCAATTCATATCCCGATTATTCTAACGGTATTTTTACCGCTTGCTCTGGGTTGGATATATCCAAACATCTTTTCGCCGGTTCACGTGATTTTTCTCGAATTGATCATGGGACCTACCTGTTCTATCATTTATGAAAACGAACCAATGGAAGCCAACAGTATGAACGAAAAACCACGACCATTTTCGGCTACCTTTTTTAACTGGAAAGAACTTTTTACCAGCATTGTCCAAGGATTGGGGATCACCGCCGGAATTATCGGTGTATATCAATTTGCAGTTCAAAACGATTATAGCGAAAACGCTACGCGAACCCTGGTTTTTACGACATTGATCATTGCAAATATCTTTCTAACGTTGGTGAATCGTTCGTTTTACTATTCCGTGATACGAACATTGCGTTATAAAAACAACATGATCACATGGATCATTTTATTGACACTATTGATGCTCGCTCTGATGTTGTTTGTTCCGCCATTGACTTCCTTTTTTGAGTTCGAACAGTTGTCATTACCATCATTAATGCTTGGCAGTGCCATTGGTTTTCTATCGGTTATTTGGTTTGAACTGGTTAAAGGATGGAAACGTAGCAACGATTACAATCATAACGAACCTAAAAAATAG
- a CDS encoding cation diffusion facilitator family transporter has translation MTNEQTAIKTTYFSIIGNTALALIKGLTGYFGNSYALIADAIESTTDIFASFLVLFGIKYSNRPADKNHPYGHGRAEPLITFLVVGFLITSATIIAYESIINISTPHDLPKPYTLIVLGAIIIWKEISFRMVYKKGIETNSSSLKADAWHHRSDAITSLAAFIGISIALFFGKGYESADDWAALFASFFILYNSYLIFRPALGEIMDEHFYDDLIEEIRTISVQVDGVIDTEKCFIRKSGMKYHVDLHAIVNAQLTVKEGHEIAHRLKDTLKKQIPELGHILIHIEPNE, from the coding sequence ATGACGAACGAACAAACCGCAATTAAAACAACTTATTTCAGTATTATCGGGAATACCGCTCTGGCGCTGATTAAAGGATTAACCGGTTATTTTGGGAACTCCTACGCCCTAATTGCCGATGCAATCGAATCGACTACCGATATTTTTGCTTCGTTTCTGGTGTTGTTCGGGATTAAATATTCCAATAGACCAGCCGACAAAAATCATCCTTACGGACACGGACGCGCCGAACCATTGATCACCTTCCTTGTTGTAGGCTTTCTGATCACTTCGGCTACGATTATTGCCTACGAAAGCATTATCAATATCAGTACACCACACGACCTGCCAAAACCGTATACACTGATTGTTTTGGGTGCCATCATTATCTGGAAAGAGATTTCATTTCGGATGGTTTATAAAAAAGGTATCGAAACCAACAGTTCGTCATTAAAAGCCGATGCCTGGCACCACCGAAGCGATGCAATTACCTCACTTGCAGCTTTTATAGGAATTTCCATAGCCTTGTTTTTTGGAAAAGGATACGAATCGGCCGACGATTGGGCGGCTTTATTTGCGTCTTTTTTTATCCTTTATAACAGCTATCTGATTTTCCGTCCCGCTTTGGGTGAAATCATGGACGAACATTTTTACGACGATCTGATCGAAGAAATACGCACCATTTCAGTTCAGGTGGATGGTGTTATCGATACCGAAAAATGCTTTATCCGGAAATCCGGTATGAAATACCATGTGGATTTGCACGCTATTGTCAACGCGCAGCTTACCGTTAAAGAAGGTCATGAAATCGCACACCGACTTAAAGATACGCTGAAAAAACAAATTCCGGAACTGGGCCATATTCTGATCCATATCGAACCCAACGAATAA
- a CDS encoding GyrI-like domain-containing protein, protein MNTEKIESFSVIGISVRTTNENQQAMTDIGALWQQFISENLLEKIPNKIDTTIYCIYTDYEKDHTQPYTTILGCRVSDTSLVPNGMVTKTFMSGTYEKIVAKGNIFQGALAEAWFDIWNSDRNRAYTADFEVYSEKASNPENAEVDIFIAIA, encoded by the coding sequence ATGAATACCGAAAAAATAGAATCTTTTAGCGTGATCGGAATTTCTGTACGCACTACTAATGAAAACCAACAGGCAATGACGGATATCGGAGCGTTATGGCAACAATTTATATCCGAAAATCTTCTGGAAAAAATTCCGAACAAAATCGACACTACCATTTATTGCATTTATACCGATTACGAAAAAGACCATACGCAACCGTATACCACCATTTTGGGTTGCCGCGTATCCGATACAAGCCTTGTTCCGAATGGAATGGTCACAAAAACATTTATGTCCGGCACCTATGAAAAAATAGTCGCTAAAGGTAATATTTTTCAAGGCGCACTTGCCGAAGCCTGGTTTGATATCTGGAATTCCGACAGAAACAGAGCCTATACTGCCGATTTCGAAGTGTATTCCGAAAAAGCAAGCAATCCGGAAAATGCCGAAGTGGATATTTTTATTGCTATAGCTTAA
- a CDS encoding type II toxin-antitoxin system antitoxin SocA domain-containing protein, with product MPYNPTTIANYFIERYGKAGELTPMKLLKLTYIAYGWYLAITDGKKRLTNEHPIAWDMGPVFPTLYSNIKKNYKKWNITTTILTALTETITEQDKTFLDKIWSIYGKFDGIYLSALTHQDGTPWRSVYSKGCNIPLKDEDIYRHYKGKMATIDG from the coding sequence ATGCCATACAACCCAACAACAATCGCCAACTATTTTATCGAAAGATATGGAAAAGCCGGAGAACTAACCCCAATGAAACTCCTCAAATTAACTTATATCGCCTACGGATGGTATCTGGCCATCACCGATGGGAAAAAACGATTAACCAACGAACATCCTATTGCCTGGGATATGGGACCCGTTTTTCCAACCCTATACAGTAATATCAAGAAAAACTATAAAAAGTGGAACATAACTACTACAATTTTAACTGCTCTTACCGAAACCATAACCGAACAGGATAAGACTTTTTTGGATAAAATATGGTCCATTTATGGCAAATTTGATGGCATTTACTTAAGTGCTTTGACCCATCAGGATGGCACTCCGTGGCGAAGTGTTTATTCTAAAGGATGTAACATTCCATTAAAAGATGAAGACATCTATCGACATTATAAAGGAAAAATGGCCACTATCGATGGATAA